The following nucleotide sequence is from Triticum dicoccoides isolate Atlit2015 ecotype Zavitan chromosome 7B, WEW_v2.0, whole genome shotgun sequence.
GAAAAAGAGTCGTCATCATCATAAAACCAAAGAGGCGAGAGGTAGCAAAACCGTTGAAAAAACAGATATAGGAAGGGGAAAAAAGTCGGACCCACACGCAGCGGCACGTTTGCTTCGCCGTGTCACAACCAAACCGCGTGTGGTCTCCCTTGGCAACCGAATCAAACCACCGCGTCGGCCTCCCCTCCCCTAAAAAAATCCCCAATcctctctcgtccccatccccAATCCCCGATCTCCCGACCCCGACCCCCGACGAAACCCTAGCCAGcaaaccgcggcggcggcggcaatgggCAACCCGGAGAAGCTGATGGCGCAGATCTTCGACCTCAAGTTCACGTCCAAGTCGCTGCAGCGGCAGGCGCGCAAGtgcgagaaggaggagaaggagcagAAGCTCAAGGTGAAGAAGGCCATCGAGAAGGGCAACGTCGACGGCGCGCGGATCTACGCCGAGAACGCCATCCGCAAGCGCACCGAGCACATGAACTACCTCCGCCTCGCCTCCCGCCTCGACGCCGTCGTCGCGCGCCTCGACACGCAGGCCAAGATGCAGGCCATCGGCAAGTCCATGGGCAGCATCGTCAAGTCGCTTGACTCCTCCCTCGCCACGGGCAACCTCCAGAAGATGTCCGAGACCATGGACAGCTTCGAGCGCCAGTTCGTCAACATGGAGGTCCAGGCCGAGTTCATGGAGGGCGCCATGGCCGGCTCCACCTCCCTCTCCACGCCCGAGACCGAGGTCAACTCCCTCATGCAGCAGGTCGCCGACGACTACGGCCTCGAGGTCTCCGTCGGCCTCCCCCAGGCCGCCGCCCACGCCATCCCGGCCGCCAAGGACAAGGAGAAGGTCGACGAGGACGACCTCACCCGCCGCCTCGCAGAGCTCAAGGCCCGCGGCTAAACTGAACGGCCTTCGCTTCACTTCAGGTGATTATTATTCAGATAGCCTCGCCCCTCCCTCATACACGAACGAGTGATATAATACTACTTGCCCGCTGCTGCACAATATTATTGCTTACTTTTTTACATCAGATTTATGTACTGTAAATGTCGTCGAATTGGTGGTGGTTAGGGTGTTCTTGTGGTTATGTAAGCTTTTTTTTTAAATCCTTTCGAGTTAGAATTCTTTAGCTGATAAGTTCAGTAAATATTGTGCTGCATAACTATAGATTTAGGATTTCTACGAATAATTTTCATTATGCCTAACATGTTAACCGCTAACAACTACAAAGCGAAGGATAGCTTCTGTTGCATATTGTGTATAACACCAAAGCTTCTTTCAAGGTCAACTATGATGAGAATTCCTGGTGCTTATGTAAGCTTTTTCCAAGCCTTCCTAGTTAGAATAATTTAGCTCATAAGTTTAGGAAATAATGTGGCGTGCTCCTGGTTCGATTTTACACATAAAATGATTGATTTCGGATTTGCACAGAGCAGTATTGCAGGCCTAACATGTTACCTGTAACAATAATAACAACGAAAGATGGCAAGTACTGAATATTATGTATAATTATGTCAAGCTTCTTTCGTTCCTTTTGAGTTTAGCATCATTCTAAGCTTAGTGAATAAATAACTTGGCACTTTTAGTTTCGTTCAACCCTTGCAGATTTATAGATTTAAGAATTTGTACACCTAATACTTGTCATGCTTAGCATGTTTCCTCTAACAATAGAGAGCTCAGGAGCATTGCGTAATGTATACCcttatcatgtgcattgcataaaAGTTACTATCATGTGTAACATTTGTGCAGTGGATCAAAGGCTCATCTCGTATCACTTAATCTGAATATACCATCAGTGGATATTTCTGTACATAGGGGGCAGCGTCATTGATGTGTAGAAACATAGCTTATTGTATGCACTAATCATACTCCTTGATACCACTATCATGGTGTAACATTCATGCAGTGGATCAAAAGCTCATCTCATTATCAGTTAATCTGAATATACCTTCAGTGGATATTTCTGTACATAGAGGCCAGCATCATTTATGTGTAAAAACATACCCTTCTATTTGACATATTAtttacgatatgcaactgaggacgtGATATACCATATAGGGATACTGTTTATGTTTTGGAGTTTGTACTATAGTATGTATGTTTGTTTGTCGTGTTCAGTAAGTTGAAGTTCAGTTTGAAAGCTATGCTTAGGTGCCTAATCTGGAAGTACTTCCAAGGTACAAAATAGTGATGGTATCGAGATGTACTGGCCGATATATCTGCAGTTTACAGCTCCACTTCTTTTTGCCAAGGCGTTTTATTATATCACAATAGCATATAAGGTGCGTAAGTTTTAAAGAAATAAGAAAATACTTTCAATGATGGATCAAATGATCAAACGATATAaatttagtattgtagatattgatatattATTTTAAAAACTTGGTCAAATATGCACAAGCTTGACTTCTGAAAAaactaatatactccctccgttcctaaatataagtctttgtagagattccactaggtggactacatacggaggaaaataaatgaatctacacttaatatgcatctatatacatccgtatgtggttcatagtggaatctctacaaagacttgcatttaggaacggaggaagtaccttATATTTTTGAACGGAAGGAGTATAATTTTCACTTTCAATTTGTATGATTGACCCATTGTGCAAAATTTACCCTTTAATTCATTCACTTTGTGTGATGCCAAGTTGCCAACCTTTCATTGTTCTCCTTTTTGCTGTGGTTATAAAACTGTAAATGGCATGATATATAGCAACATCAGAATTAGCTTCATGCTAGAAAGGCACATTATGTGCAAATGCTCAGCTATTAAACTTCGATGTATATTTTCCATCTTATACTTGATATGCCATAGCCAGTTTGCCTTGATCCTATATCAGCTATTTAGAACCTTGATTTTTTTGGACAGATAGAACCATGAATCTTAGTTGCACACAGATAAGCCTTCTATTGCTCTGTGTTTTCatgctaaatactccctccgtcccataatgtaagacgttttttgactctagtgtagtgtcaaaaaatgtcttacattatgtgacagagGGAGTACAGCATAATTTCACTGGCATTCATGATTTATCCAAGTGACGGATCTTGTTCAACACTTGCAATTGACTGGAATCTTGGAGATCAGTAAGCCGGTGGTCTTGGAACTCATCCAGATCACGGGGGCTGGGTGTTTTGTCCTTTTGTTTGCGAAGGTAGAAAATGAAGTATGACGGCATCACATACAGAAAATTCACTGATTGACATTGAATTCAGATTATAAAGGGTGTGGCATAGGATAATTTCTGGTATATACTAGTAGAGTGGAATAATAAAGACACGGAAAATTATTAAACTCCTTTACTGCTGTCTGCCATGTGCACTACCAATTTATcatagcaaagtggtacttgtcatCACAAAGTATTATGTGTACAGTATGACATGCCACTGCCGACAAACCACACATTCCAGTAAAATAGCACACAGATTTATCACCATAAAGGTATCCATCTCTGTGTCGACTAACATTCTTATTGGCACTGTGTTGCAACTTTTTTCATATTGGCAAGCAGTAGCATTAGAAGGTCATCTTCATGACACAGTATTGCTGTTTGCTGAGTGAGTATTTGTGGACGGAGTACACTATTTTTTTCTCGTAACTGTTAGTCAGTAGCTTAGCATAACTGTAGAATATGTTAGTAACAGTGAGTGAACAAATGCATTGCAGAGATAGCTCGTAGTCGAGACCTATCCTTCCTTCAATTCTTTTTTgggaatacgcacgagtgtgcgtatcatGCATTAGAGAAGGAGCAACACTAACATCTTACCCTGTTCTCTCTGTTTTGCAGGTACGGCTCATGCAATGTTCACTCGCCTCGCCGTATGTCAGTTGTCAAGGGCTGCTCATATCTGACAGCCCCGTAAATATTGTTAACGCCCATGTGGGTGCTCTCTTTGTCTGGGATCTCTATGTGGAACTGATTTAAACGCTGCTGTGTGATATGACGTGTTATTCCGAATCGGAGTGTGATATTGATATTATGAGTCAGTAATAATACATGTGCTTGAGAACATCTTGTGTTGCTGCGTTTGAAGTTTTTTTTTTACCTTCTGCATCTGCTTGTCTAGCCTGGGGTATATTTTTGTGCAACGCCGTTGCGGTCGTGCTGTCTCAGTTCCTTGTGGTGTGCCATGTTTGCGGAGCTATCATTCGGCGTCATGTTAAGGGGCTGTTGACAACTTGTGCTTCCATAAGCCGAGGCACGCTTGTTGGATATCTggcatcatttttgtcatcccaatGTGGCTTTTATTAGCCAATAAGGTGCGCTTGATTACAGCTTGTGCTGCTGTAAGAACATGAATGTGCTTGGGTTGGGCCTATTTGTTTTACCCGAGCTCAGGCCGTGGGCATGCTTGTGCGATGATGGTCACGTGTATATGCGATTGCATTGCCGCCTCGCTTTTATCCTAGGTTCGAAAGGAAATAAGTTTCTCCCCTAACATGTTGGGAGATATTACAGGAAGAGCAAAACCACTGTAAGGAGAGCAAATGCACATGGTTGCTTGCTTGCGCACACGAAAGATTTGATGTAGAGCGACGAACCGACCTGAGCTGCCacttaga
It contains:
- the LOC119335993 gene encoding ESCRT-related protein CHMP1-like, with translation MGNPEKLMAQIFDLKFTSKSLQRQARKCEKEEKEQKLKVKKAIEKGNVDGARIYAENAIRKRTEHMNYLRLASRLDAVVARLDTQAKMQAIGKSMGSIVKSLDSSLATGNLQKMSETMDSFERQFVNMEVQAEFMEGAMAGSTSLSTPETEVNSLMQQVADDYGLEVSVGLPQAAAHAIPAAKDKEKVDEDDLTRRLAELKARG